Within Mycobacterium heckeshornense, the genomic segment GCGACGCAATTATCTGCAGGTGTTCAAGGGCTTTCACCGGTTCCTTGAGGTCCGCAAGGCCGCGGAGATCGAGGCGGCGTTCGGGGTCCGGCTGGCCTGTCCATTGGACGAGTTCAACGCCGCCCGCCATGTCAGCGACGACTCGCCGAGCACGGAGGCGCCGCCGACGGCGGAGCGGGTGGGCGCGTTCTTCGAGTTCCTGAAGGGTCGGATTGCGACTGCCCGCAAGTATGCGCCGGCCGCGCGGGATTATGCGCTGTTCCGCACGCTGTATCACGCCGGGCTGCGGTCGGAAGAAGTGGTGATGCTCGACTGCTCGGATGTGCATTTTGGGCGCGGCACGTTCGGCAAGCTGCATGTGCGGTTCGGTAAGGGCGCCAAGGGCTCCGGGCCGCGGCCGCGTTGGGTGCCGATGTTAGACGGGCTGGATCTGGTGTTGCGCTGGTATCTCGACGATGTGCGCGGCCGGTTCCCGGACAGTCCGGTGTTGCTGTGTGATGAGTCCGGCGGCCCAATGGCCGCGGCCACCATCCGCAACCGGTTGCGGCATTTGATGAGAGTGGAAGGCCGGCCTGAAGGTGAGTGGTTCAGCCCGCATGGGATGCGCCGTGCCTGTGCGACCCACAACTATGAGCGAGGCGTGGATCTCGTTGCCATTCAACAGCTTTTAGGACACTGGACGGTCGCGTCGACCATGCGGTATGTGCGCCCGTCGGAGACCTTCATCGAAGACGCCTATCAGCGTGCGATCTCGGCGACGCTGAGCGAACTGACCGGGCAGGAGTGAGTATGCAGATCAGGTGGAAACTTCGGATGGCCGCCGCCCAGCGGGAGGTGTGGACCGGCGCCCAACTGCAACGGCTGCTGGCGGAGAAGGCTGGATTGGAGCTGTCTTCGGCGTCGGTGTCGGCGTTGTTCACCAAACAGCCCAGTC encodes:
- a CDS encoding tyrosine-type recombinase/integrase → MGDGRLRVITGEVAAVVETRDPQRFQAECVEAFVASWTARGFAESTITNDVGVLERMLVALGRPAWEVTAEDVDRVVGELASSGRAVSTRRNYLQVFKGFHRFLEVRKAAEIEAAFGVRLACPLDEFNAARHVSDDSPSTEAPPTAERVGAFFEFLKGRIATARKYAPAARDYALFRTLYHAGLRSEEVVMLDCSDVHFGRGTFGKLHVRFGKGAKGSGPRPRWVPMLDGLDLVLRWYLDDVRGRFPDSPVLLCDESGGPMAAATIRNRLRHLMRVEGRPEGEWFSPHGMRRACATHNYERGVDLVAIQQLLGHWTVASTMRYVRPSETFIEDAYQRAISATLSELTGQE